In Merismopedia glauca CCAP 1448/3, the DNA window TCTTGGTATTGATTTTGGTAGCCTGCTTCGGGTTCTTCTATTTCGTCTTCATAATCGCCGTCGTAGTACTCTACGGGATCTCCTAAACCTACGAAATCCTTTAATCTGTTCAAGATGCTACTCACAACTATCCTTACTCCTTACTACATTATTGTCCAAGCTCACCTGCTAACAATCTTGGGGATAATTCTATATCAAGTGGGTTGATTTACTTTATCATTAACAATTATTCATTAATTCTTTAAAGTAAGTAAGTAGGTCGGCATGAATATTTATCGTTGAGACAAGGCAGAAGGCAGAGGGCAGGAGGCAGGAGGGAAGAGAATTTGAGCATAGTTTACTTTTTGTTACATACCTTGATTTATTTGTGCTGTTCTACTTACTCCAAGACTGTATTCAGGATGTATTTTATACAACGAAAATTTCTGAGAACCTTTTGATATATACCACCTATACCTTTTGAATATCAAGTCACAAGATTTTCTCGGCAAAATTGCTTTTAATAATCTTTTTAGATTTTAGATCTAATTTTCATGAGGTCTTTCCCCAAAAATGACTTGACCAAGGCGAATCATGGTCGATCCTGCCTGTATAGCCAGATGATAATCTCCTGACATTCCCATTGATAATTCGGAGATGTGGATATTTAACCATGTTTGTTGCCGGATGCGATCGCCTAAGTGATTTATTTCTTGAAATACCTGCAACGTCTGTTCTATGGTGAGATCTAAAGGCGCGATCGTCATCAATCCTCGAATCTGGATATGTTGGCAGCGATCTAATTCTGATAGATCTGTCAATAGTTCAGGTATACTCCAACCATATTTGTTCTCATCAGGCAGAACTTTTACCTGCAAACAAACTTGAGGTATTTTACCTATTTCATCGGCTATTTGATCGAGACGCTGAGCTAAATTGAGACTATCTACTGAATGAATCCAATCAAATAGTTCTATAGCTTTTCGGGATTTATTACTTTGTAAATGTCCGATTAAATGCCAAG includes these proteins:
- a CDS encoding YggS family pyridoxal phosphate-dependent enzyme, with translation MYDPIAERIYEISQQLPSNVRLIAVSKYVSVEAMRQAYRAGIRDFGESRVQEAQIKQKQLSDLPDITWHLIGHLQSNKSRKAIELFDWIHSVDSLNLAQRLDQIADEIGKIPQVCLQVKVLPDENKYGWSIPELLTDLSELDRCQHIQIRGLMTIAPLDLTIEQTLQVFQEINHLGDRIRQQTWLNIHISELSMGMSGDYHLAIQAGSTMIRLGQVIFGERPHEN